The stretch of DNA CTTTCTTGTGGTGTTGCAGTTCCTCTAGGCTCTAGCAGCAGTTACGTAGAATTTTTGTTTGTGAGAGAAAGAAGTTTGTTCATGAGTAGCTGCACAGCTTTACCAAGGAAACAGAAATTGAAACACGATTAGTAAAGTGGAAACCAAAATTATGAACAAGATGAACAGTAGATGATCGAAGACCATGACAAGAAAATTGAAAAGGCACAATGAAATacttcccgcaaaaaaaaaaacttATGTGCTATTCTTGTTTTTCTGTTTGTCCCAGCGTCCTTTCTTTTTCAGGAGCATTAGTTTATTTAAATGTGGATGTGTATTTGTTTCTTTTGAATTGCTCATTAATAGTGGATCTCTTCAGAGTCATCAGAAAGTGCCCCACTGAAGACTGAATCCGCACATATGGAAGGAATCCAGAGAAATGGCACACATAATGAGGCGACGATCTTCACTTTGCGTGAGCTTGTTGATGCTACCAAAAACTTCAGCAAGGATTTTCAGTTGGGGCGAGGAGGATTTGGTTGTGTGTATAAAGCATATCTGAATGATGGTCAGGTTTGTATTTGGTAGTTATAAACTATACTTCTCACCAACAGTAATATAATTCTCATTGAATATCAGTTATTGGAGATGTGGAAACTATAATAATCTTGCTCATATTTTCGTATTGTATGATAATATTGTTTCAGCATTTGCTGTATGGCAGGTTGTTGCAGTCAAACAACTTGATCTAAATGGGCTTCAGGGGAACCGAGAATTCCTTGTGGAGGTTCTCATGCTCAACCTCTTGCATCACCCTAACCTTGTCAATTTGATAGGGTACTGTGTTGACGGTGATCAACGCTTGCTTGTTTATGAATATATGCCATTGGGATCACTAGAAGACCATCTACACGGTTAGTTTATGTTGGAAAATGTGCGGACTTATACTATTATCAGGATACAATCATCAGAATTCAGAAAACGTTTGTTAATTTCTAGTAATGAGAGCATATATGTAGATTGTAGGATCTTTATTTTTCTCAATGTCGGCACGTTTTAGTTTGTGATACTTATCATATCTGGGTGCTTTGAACATGGTGAAAAGTTGTTCTAACTTGTGAGAAATGCTATTAGCTAACTATCAGTTCTTGTCAGTTGATTTAATTAAGTATTTATTTCTTTACGTTTGTGGGGGGGAGGGTATTTTTGGCATCATATTCTTTGTTCAGTAGGTCCCAATTAAATCTGATCTAGGTTGTTCCTGTTTCCATTGCTTGCTATATTTGACCAAAAGCTTAAGCTAGAATGGGATGCTCTGATGACCTATCAAATAATGAGCCTAGCTATCTAATAATCTAGTGATGGGATTACCCTAAACAAGAATCCATCGAGGGGGTAATATTTCAGTGATGGATTGGTCACCCTTGAGAAAACTCAGATTTTAATCATAATCACTTTGTTGAATAGATAATTTTTCTTAAACAGTGGATCTTTTATTGAACTTCGTGTTCCTTTCTAGTATTATTATATCACATGCGTCAGTAAGAAGTGAAGAACTAACATGCTCCTTGACATGTCACTGACCTTGAAACCTTAAGATATTTTCTGTGATAATTTACCATTTTATTACTTTCATTTATTAGAGTTACACATGAATGTGCTCTGTACTGTTATGCTGTTGTTTACTGGATACCCCCATTAATAAATTACTGTGATGCTTTAAACAGACCTTCCACCCAATAAAGAACCTCTAGATTGGACAACACGGATGAAGATAGCTGCTGGCGCAGCTGCTGGTTTGGAATACCTACATGATAAGGCAAATCCACCAGTTATTTACCGAGATATTAAGCCATCAAACATTCTTCTTTCTGAAGGGTATCATGCGAAGTTGTCCGACTTTGGACTTGCTAAACTTGGTCCTGTGGGTGATAAGACTCATGTGACAACCCGTGTCATGGGGACTTATGGCTATTGTGCTCCTGAGTACGCCGCGACTGGACAGCTAACGGTTAAGTCTGACATCTATAGTTTTGGTGTGGTGTTCCTCGAGCTAATTACAGGACGAAGGGCACTCGATAGCAATCGGCCTCGTGAGGAACAGGACTTGGTCTCATGGGTAGGTTTTGACAATCTCACGGTGCAGCTAACTGGTCCAATAATCATGATTttataataaaaaaacaaaaatggATACATGTCTAGAGAAGTATGAAAAGGCTATATAAAGCTTAATAGGCATGCATTGTTATTTCACTCTGATTACGTTCCTTATAATAACAGTGCATGCGTTTGATACTGGAAAAAAACCGGTTATGTGGAATGTGGCGGTTGAACTGATGAATATAATAACAGTGCATTCGTTTGATACTGGAAAACTGTACAACTTTTATGGGTATGGAGTGTGGTCTTTTCCGGGAACTAGTATTAGTCTGTTGCTAACTATCTGCCTAGTTGTATACATCTTTTTTTTTTGAAGGACCAGCGAAGGCTGGTGTTTCATTGAACATAAGCAGGGAGCAGATGACAAAGCGATAAAGGTGGAGATCCGAAGATCAAGGAGACTAAGTAAGAAGAAGATCAGAGAAAAACAAAAAGTGCCAGCAGGCACAGGCCGCTAGCCTACTCTCCCGGCGGGTCCCCGAAGGGGCTCTGAATTGACTTGATGCCGGCTTGTTGCCAGAGGCTTAGCCCTCTCCTGATCTCGTTGAGGATGTCTTCCACCTTGGCCTCTTTTGCCCAAAACATACAGTGATTCCTCTCTTGCCAGATCTGCCATAGGGCAAGCAATGCAAGAGACTTGATCGCTTTCCTGTGAGATGGCGGCGTTGCATCTGACATAGCTCTGAACTTGTCCAGCGAGGTTATGTTGCCGATCCAGGATTCCTGGCCTAGTGTGCGGCAGCACTTCCATGTAGCAATGGCATTCCAGGTTGCCGTCGCGAGGGGGCAAAGCTAGAACAAGTGCTCGGAGCTTTCCAGGTTGCGGAGGCATAACGGACAGAAGTAGCTGTTCAGCCATCCTCGCCGCTGCAACCTATCATTGCACCAGAGCCGGTTCTGGTGGAGCAGCCAGGCGAAGATCTTCAGCTTTGCAGGCGCTCGGGTGGTCCAGATCAGCTCGCGGAACTGAGTCTGCACAGAACCCTGGAACTGGGCGCGGTAGGCTGAATGTGCAGTGTACTGTCCGGATGCTTCAATCTTCCAAGCGATCTGGTCTTGGCTGGCTTCCTGAAGGTGGTACGATTGCAGCCGACGGTGCAAATTGAGCACCTCCTGTGCTATAGAACCAGTGTCGCCGTGCGCCAGGTCAGAAACCTAGCGGTCTTCGAGTAGGGCCTGCGCCACCGATCTGTTCTTTCTTCTGGAGTGTTTGAAGAGGTTGGGGTGGAGGAGCTTCAGCGGAGACGCATCGATCCAAGCCGAGTGCCAGAAGCTAGCCATCTTGCCATTGCCAAT from Triticum urartu cultivar G1812 chromosome 3, Tu2.1, whole genome shotgun sequence encodes:
- the LOC125543571 gene encoding probable serine/threonine-protein kinase PBL7 isoform X1; the protein is MGFLSCLFRCPEEEERVVKEHDDDEDSGGIDHGVASESSESAPLKTESAHMEGIQRNGTHNEATIFTLRELVDATKNFSKDFQLGRGGFGCVYKAYLNDGQVVAVKQLDLNGLQGNREFLVEVLMLNLLHHPNLVNLIGYCVDGDQRLLVYEYMPLGSLEDHLHDLPPNKEPLDWTTRMKIAAGAAAGLEYLHDKANPPVIYRDIKPSNILLSEGYHAKLSDFGLAKLGPVGDKTHVTTRVMGTYGYCAPEYAATGQLTVKSDIYSFGVVFLELITGRRALDSNRPREEQDLVSWARPLFKDQRKFPKMADPLLRRRFPKRGLYQALAIAAMCLQEKSRNRPLIREVAAALSYLSSQTYDGNDAAVRRYLDGPSASKVSDDQVNQDDALASQHGAQTSMHDRMNDFVPEGKEHCRSGSNRGGRGRVVLNGVDRDRALADANVWAEAWRRHEKASKVRVTDEILG
- the LOC125543571 gene encoding probable serine/threonine-protein kinase PBL7 isoform X2, whose protein sequence is MGFLSCLFRCPEEEERVVKEHDDDEDSGGIDHGVASESAPLKTESAHMEGIQRNGTHNEATIFTLRELVDATKNFSKDFQLGRGGFGCVYKAYLNDGQVVAVKQLDLNGLQGNREFLVEVLMLNLLHHPNLVNLIGYCVDGDQRLLVYEYMPLGSLEDHLHDLPPNKEPLDWTTRMKIAAGAAAGLEYLHDKANPPVIYRDIKPSNILLSEGYHAKLSDFGLAKLGPVGDKTHVTTRVMGTYGYCAPEYAATGQLTVKSDIYSFGVVFLELITGRRALDSNRPREEQDLVSWARPLFKDQRKFPKMADPLLRRRFPKRGLYQALAIAAMCLQEKSRNRPLIREVAAALSYLSSQTYDGNDAAVRRYLDGPSASKVSDDQVNQDDALASQHGAQTSMHDRMNDFVPEGKEHCRSGSNRGGRGRVVLNGVDRDRALADANVWAEAWRRHEKASKVRVTDEILG